A window of the Garra rufa chromosome 10, GarRuf1.0, whole genome shotgun sequence genome harbors these coding sequences:
- the LOC141344612 gene encoding mucolipin-3-like, with the protein MSDGEPLLCAGPNNNSACRRTAKPHLDPRFVENFRRKLKYFFMSPCQKYKARGRKPWKMILQILKIVIITCQLVSFGLSNEMMVTFKEQNLIAFKHFFLKNYQHRNKDYALYTRHEVHEHILYIIRRYLHLENLMVDNHAFERINGVFTPLSVCQELYRHAKVSPANETFDIDPRVETECIYVYPISHYKEDSMQNVNLTLHFQRLLAVNIYLKVKAINLQSVRHQELPDCYDFNINIMFDNHAHSGKIKISLSSDVQIKVCKDWNVSGTTDLHYRLIVLFDVVVICSCLLSLILCTHSVYNGIRLQFEYTKFASIYHNKRVCWSERMEFINGWYILFIISDMLTIAGSVLKICIQSKELTNYDVCSILLGTATMLVWIGVMRYLSFFQKYYILILTLQAALPNAIRFSFCAVMIYLSYCFCGWIVLGPHHENFRTFNLVADCLFSMINGDEIYLTFTKLRNKNDLVWLFSRIYIYTFVPLFTYMILSLFIALITDTYETIRHYQKHGAPLSELQAFIAECKDPPNSEKYMMDEKSSTFWCLCACVNCT; encoded by the exons ATGTCTGACGGAGAGCCTTTGCTGTGTGCTGGTCCGAATAATAACTCGGCATGCCGCAGGACAGCTAAACCACACCTGGATCCTCGGTTTGTGGAAAACTTCAGGAGAAAACTGAAATATTTCTTCATGAGCCCATGCCAGAAATACAAAGCCAGAGGTCGTAAGCCATGGAAAATGATACTGCAGATACTCAAGATTGTCATTATTACCTGTCAG TTAGTCTCTTTTGGATTGAGCAACGAGATGATGGTCACCTTCAAAGAGCAAAATCTTATTGCTTTCAAACATTTTTTCCTGAAAAATTACCAGCACAGGAATAAAGATTATGCCTTGTACACAAGACATGAAGTTCACGAGCACATCCTGTACATAATCAGGAGG tatcTACACCTAGAAAACCTGATGGTTGATAATCATGCGTTTGAGAGGATCAATGGCGTGTTCACTCCTCTGTCCGTCTGTCAAGAGTTATATCGACATGCCAAAGTCTCACCAGCCAATGAGACCTTTGATATTGATCCACGAGTAGAAACAG AATGTATTTATGTTTATCCCATTTCACACTACAAAGAGGATAGTATGCAAAACGTGAACCTCACGTTACATTTTCAAAG GTTGTTAGCAGTAAACATCTATCTCAAAGTCAAGGCTATCAACCTTCAAAGCGTACGTCATCAGGAGTTACCAGACTGCTATGACTTCAACATTAAT ATCATGTTTGACAACCACGCGCACAGTGGAAAAATCAAGATATCTCTAAGCAGTGATGTTCAGATAAAAGTCTGCAAGGACTGGAATGTTTCAGGCACAA CAGACCTTCACTATCGGCTCATTGTTTTGTTTGATGTTGTGGTCATCTGCTCCTGTTTGCTCTCGCTCATCCTCTGCACACACTCAGTCTACAACGGCATTCGCCTGCAGTTT GAGTACACCAAATTTGCATCCATTTACCATAATAAAAGAGTTTGCTGGTCTGAGAGAATGGAGTTCATCAACGGCTGGTACATTCTCTTCATCATCAGTGATATGCTCACTATTGCAGGATCAGTTCTTAAAATATGCATTCAGAGCAAG GAACTGACGAATTATGATGTGTGCAGTATTTTGCTGGGGACGGCAACAATGCTTGTGTGGATCGGAGTCATGCGTTACCTGAGTTTCTTTCAGAAATATTAT ATCCTCATCCTCACTCTGCAGGCTGCACTTCCTAATGCTATTCGATTCTCCTTCTGCGCTGTTATGATCTATCTTAGCTATTGCTTTTGTGGATGGATCGTTTTGGGACCACACCATGAAAAT TTTCGGACATTTAATTTGGTAGCTGACTGCCTTTTTTCCATGATTAACGGGGATGAAATCTACTTGACCTTCACCAAGCTCCGGAACAAGAATGATCTGGTGTGGTTGTTCAGCAGGATATACATCTACACCTTCGTCCCACTCTTCACATACATGATCCTGAGCCTTTTCATTGCTCTGATCACAGACACTTACGAAACCATCAGG CATTATCAGAAGCATGGAGCACCGTTATCAGAGCTGCAGGCTTTTATAGCTGAATGCAAAGACCCACCGAACTCAGAGAAGTACATGATGGATGAGAAATCCTCCACCTTTTGGTGCCTTTGTGCATGTGTGAATTGCACCTGA